A single Methanolobus sp. ZRKC5 DNA region contains:
- a CDS encoding flavodoxin family protein — translation MKILGISGSPKAGQNNDTLINKMLDIASKRGFETDAVFISSSKIAPCTACGVCAKGEKCVIDDDMQPVYDKLVEADAIVVSSPVYFGTMTAQLKALCDRSVVHRRQGFKLSNKLGAAMAIGGSRNGGQEKTIQTIHEWMHIHGMIVVGDGGHFGGILKKPAAEDEEGMKTAVDTINKVCDVLEMMKK, via the coding sequence ATGAAGATACTTGGAATATCAGGAAGCCCTAAAGCTGGCCAAAATAATGATACATTAATTAACAAAATGCTGGACATAGCAAGCAAGAGAGGTTTTGAAACAGATGCAGTATTCATATCCTCATCCAAAATTGCCCCCTGTACCGCATGCGGAGTCTGTGCTAAAGGTGAAAAATGCGTTATTGATGATGATATGCAGCCCGTTTATGACAAACTGGTCGAGGCTGATGCAATCGTAGTATCATCACCTGTTTACTTTGGAACAATGACAGCCCAGCTCAAAGCTCTTTGTGACAGGAGTGTCGTACACAGGAGACAGGGATTCAAGCTCAGCAACAAACTGGGTGCTGCCATGGCAATTGGCGGTTCAAGGAACGGCGGGCAGGAGAAGACCATCCAGACAATACATGAATGGATGCATATACACGGAATGATCGTTGTAGGCGATGGCGGACACTTTGGAGGTATACTCAAAAAGCCGGCTGCTGAGGATGAAGAAGGTATGAAGACCGCAGTTGACACTATCAACAAGGTCTGTGATGTTCTCGAAATGATGAAGAAATAG
- the acs gene encoding acetate--CoA ligase, which produces MGENIDQSQKSITGFKPPEDFARNAIVNDPDIYRKAEEDPESFWEENANGIEWYQKWDKVLEWEPPHSKWFIGGKLNACYNCLDVNLKQRADKTAIIWEGENGDIRKYTYKELLEEVSRFANVLKDMGIRKGNIVTIYLPMIPEVVIAMLACARIGAPHSVVFAAFSGESLATRIGNANSKVLITCDGYSRRGKTVEQKNKVDDGIRSCGLLDKVIVVKHNGNDISMKEGRDIWWHDVMKDSDSSCDPEVMDSEDMLFLMYTSGTTGKPKGIVHTTGGYMVATHTTTKFVFDLKEEDIYWCTADCGWITGHSYLVYGPLSNGTTLVMYEGAPDYPDKDRYWNMIERHKITILYTAPTAIRTFMKWGESWPQMHDISTLRLIGSVGEPINPGAWLWYHENIGMGKCPVLDTWWQTETGMIMISSLPGITTTKPGSATMPLPGIKAAVLDENGNEVPAGQNGYLAILKPWPSMVRTVLGNEERFIETYWSKWDNKTYFAGDGAKRDEDGYFWIIGRVDDVIKVSGHRIGSAEFESILVSHPSVAEAGVVGKEDELRGEVIYCYVTLKSGIEESDELKKELTAYVAKNIGPFARPKQIIFSDDLPKTRSGKIMRRVLKAIANKKDPGDVTTLQDPAVVETLKEKTKMLK; this is translated from the coding sequence ATGGGAGAAAACATAGATCAATCTCAAAAAAGTATAACCGGATTCAAACCACCGGAAGATTTTGCCAGAAATGCCATCGTCAACGACCCTGATATATACAGGAAAGCCGAAGAGGATCCGGAAAGTTTCTGGGAAGAGAATGCCAATGGTATTGAATGGTATCAGAAATGGGACAAAGTGCTGGAATGGGAGCCACCCCATTCAAAATGGTTCATCGGAGGCAAACTAAATGCATGCTACAACTGTCTTGACGTGAATCTGAAGCAGCGTGCTGATAAGACTGCCATAATATGGGAAGGTGAGAACGGAGATATCCGTAAATACACCTACAAGGAACTGCTGGAAGAGGTTTCGCGTTTTGCAAATGTCCTTAAAGATATGGGAATCAGAAAAGGAAATATTGTAACTATATATCTTCCTATGATACCTGAAGTTGTCATTGCCATGCTTGCATGTGCACGTATAGGAGCACCTCATAGTGTGGTCTTTGCCGCCTTCTCAGGAGAGTCACTAGCCACCAGAATAGGGAATGCAAATAGCAAGGTCCTCATAACCTGTGACGGATACTCACGCAGGGGAAAAACAGTTGAACAAAAGAACAAGGTTGATGATGGGATTCGCTCTTGTGGGCTTCTGGATAAGGTCATAGTGGTAAAACACAATGGAAATGACATCTCCATGAAAGAAGGAAGAGATATCTGGTGGCATGATGTCATGAAAGACTCCGATAGTTCATGCGACCCCGAGGTCATGGACTCAGAGGATATGCTATTTTTGATGTATACCAGCGGCACCACAGGCAAACCAAAAGGAATTGTGCACACAACTGGTGGCTACATGGTTGCAACCCATACTACCACAAAATTTGTTTTTGACCTTAAAGAAGAAGACATATACTGGTGTACCGCAGATTGCGGATGGATCACAGGACATTCCTATCTGGTCTACGGTCCCCTGTCAAATGGAACAACCCTTGTAATGTATGAAGGTGCTCCCGATTATCCTGATAAGGACAGGTACTGGAATATGATAGAGAGGCATAAGATAACAATCCTTTACACCGCACCTACAGCCATCAGAACGTTTATGAAATGGGGAGAATCCTGGCCGCAAATGCATGACATATCCACACTAAGACTCATCGGTTCTGTAGGGGAACCTATCAATCCGGGTGCATGGCTGTGGTATCACGAGAACATAGGAATGGGTAAATGTCCTGTACTCGATACCTGGTGGCAGACGGAGACCGGAATGATAATGATATCTTCCCTGCCGGGAATAACAACTACCAAACCTGGAAGTGCCACAATGCCTCTGCCCGGAATCAAGGCGGCAGTTTTGGATGAGAATGGCAATGAAGTACCTGCAGGCCAGAATGGCTATCTTGCAATTCTGAAACCCTGGCCCAGCATGGTCCGTACAGTCTTGGGAAATGAGGAACGTTTCATTGAGACTTATTGGAGCAAATGGGACAATAAAACCTACTTCGCAGGAGATGGTGCCAAAAGAGATGAGGATGGATATTTCTGGATAATAGGACGTGTAGATGACGTTATCAAAGTATCAGGCCATCGCATAGGAAGTGCCGAATTCGAAAGTATACTCGTATCACATCCTTCGGTTGCAGAAGCTGGTGTTGTAGGAAAGGAAGATGAACTTCGAGGTGAAGTGATATACTGTTACGTTACTCTCAAATCAGGCATAGAGGAAAGTGATGAGCTTAAAAAAGAACTCACAGCCTATGTTGCAAAGAACATCGGACCTTTTGCACGTCCCAAACAGATAATCTTCTCAGATGATCTTCCCAAAACAAGAAGCGGAAAGATTATGAGAAGAGTACTCAAAGCAATTGCAAATAAAAAGGACCCAGGAGATGTTACTACTCTACAGGACCCCGCTGTTGTGGAAACACTAAAAGAGAAAACAAAGATGCTGAAATAA
- a CDS encoding PocR ligand-binding domain-containing protein, whose translation MKKTPAFQKRSNEKPGDIETLELADVIDSAEIQSLMDDFYRLTNIGVGIIDLNGNVLVTTGWQEICTKFHRVNPQTCKHCIESDTELSKGVASGTFKYYHCKNNMWDIATPIIIEGVHLGNLFLGQFFFDDEEIPYDTFRLQAQKYGFNEEEYIVALEKVPRWNKETVNTVMSFYSKLTHLISIVSYSNIELARTLDEREITIQLLNLFSTHNDLSELIHSVTELLNKWSGCEAVGIRIREGEDYPYYQTMGFSESFVNSENSLCTKDINGQIIRDELGNPVLECMCGNIINGRFNPMMPFFTDKGSFWTNSTTELLKSTNESDRMIRTRNRCNGEGYESVALIPLRTHGQNLGLIQLNDSRKGLFTAEKIAFFERLADNIALALSQLQTNRKLQESENRIKSIFKAAPIGIGVVTDRIITDVNTLVCKMSGYSAKELIGTSSRIFYPTQEEYEYVGKVKYRFISENGTGTVETKWKRKDGSIIDILLSSTPIDTSDLSKSVTFTALDITERKKAEEALLYSKVVSDDTNRIKSEFMKNVSHELRTPLTSVIGFSDILLEQDSEGLSDAQKNYVGYIHNSGQNLLGLINKILDFSKYEIEDMDAIDLKKISLNILINEIMMLLYQKSSKKNINIYLKQEGAFETLYADEDKLTQIIHNLLDNAVKFTNEGGSITIETRKHDQMLQISVTDTGIGIEKDNIENIFKPFVQIDGSIARKYDGTGIGLALTEKLVKLHSGSIWVDSEPGKGSNFTFEIPINPKEN comes from the coding sequence ATGAAAAAAACACCCGCCTTCCAAAAAAGATCAAATGAAAAACCGGGCGATATCGAGACACTTGAACTTGCAGATGTCATTGATTCTGCAGAAATCCAATCATTAATGGATGATTTTTATCGATTGACCAATATTGGTGTTGGCATCATTGATCTTAATGGAAATGTATTGGTCACCACCGGATGGCAGGAAATTTGTACTAAGTTCCATAGAGTTAATCCTCAAACCTGCAAACATTGCATAGAAAGCGACACGGAACTATCTAAAGGAGTGGCCTCTGGAACATTCAAATATTACCATTGTAAGAATAATATGTGGGACATTGCAACTCCCATCATAATTGAAGGAGTTCATCTAGGCAACCTTTTTCTGGGACAATTCTTCTTTGACGACGAAGAAATACCATATGACACATTCAGGCTTCAAGCACAGAAATATGGTTTCAATGAAGAAGAATACATCGTTGCACTTGAGAAAGTACCTCGCTGGAATAAAGAAACAGTCAATACAGTGATGTCATTCTATTCTAAATTGACACATCTGATATCAATAGTAAGTTATAGCAATATTGAACTTGCCAGAACCCTTGACGAGAGAGAAATAACCATTCAATTACTTAATCTTTTTAGCACACATAATGATTTGTCTGAACTTATTCACTCTGTGACCGAATTGCTAAATAAGTGGTCCGGCTGCGAAGCTGTTGGAATCAGGATAAGAGAAGGCGAGGATTACCCATATTACCAAACAATGGGCTTCTCTGAAAGTTTTGTGAATTCTGAAAATTCACTTTGTACAAAAGATATTAACGGACAGATAATCCGGGATGAACTTGGCAATCCTGTTCTTGAGTGCATGTGCGGAAATATTATTAACGGACGTTTTAACCCGATGATGCCATTCTTTACCGACAAAGGCAGTTTCTGGACAAATTCGACCACCGAACTACTAAAAAGTACGAACGAATCAGATAGAATGATACGTACACGTAACCGTTGCAATGGCGAAGGTTATGAGTCCGTTGCTTTGATCCCTCTTAGGACACATGGACAAAATCTTGGGCTTATACAGCTCAATGATTCCAGGAAAGGATTATTCACTGCAGAAAAAATAGCTTTTTTTGAACGTCTGGCAGACAATATCGCACTGGCACTGTCACAGTTACAGACAAATAGGAAGTTACAGGAAAGCGAGAACAGAATTAAAAGTATCTTCAAAGCAGCACCCATAGGCATAGGTGTCGTAACTGACCGCATAATCACAGACGTTAATACACTTGTATGTAAAATGTCAGGATATAGTGCTAAAGAGCTTATTGGGACCAGTTCCCGAATATTCTACCCAACTCAGGAAGAGTATGAGTATGTAGGGAAGGTGAAATACCGATTTATAAGTGAAAACGGCACCGGTACCGTGGAAACAAAATGGAAGAGGAAAGATGGTTCCATAATAGACATACTGTTATCTTCAACACCAATAGATACTTCTGACCTGTCAAAAAGTGTTACTTTCACTGCACTGGATATAACCGAACGTAAAAAAGCAGAAGAGGCTTTACTGTATTCAAAGGTCGTTTCAGATGATACGAACCGTATCAAGAGCGAATTCATGAAAAATGTATCCCATGAACTCAGGACACCTCTTACATCAGTAATCGGATTTTCAGATATTTTGCTGGAACAGGATTCTGAAGGATTAAGTGATGCACAAAAAAACTATGTTGGATATATCCACAACAGCGGACAAAATCTTCTGGGACTGATAAATAAAATACTGGATTTTTCGAAATATGAAATTGAAGATATGGATGCAATTGATCTTAAAAAAATATCATTGAACATACTAATTAACGAAATCATGATGTTGCTGTACCAAAAGTCCTCAAAAAAGAATATTAACATTTATTTAAAACAAGAAGGAGCATTCGAGACATTATACGCTGATGAAGACAAACTGACGCAGATAATACATAATCTTCTGGACAATGCTGTTAAGTTCACAAATGAGGGAGGTTCGATAACTATTGAGACGAGAAAACATGACCAAATGCTTCAGATCTCTGTAACTGATACAGGAATTGGAATTGAAAAAGATAATATAGAGAACATATTCAAACCCTTTGTCCAGATAGATGGTTCAATCGCCCGGAAATATGACGGTACAGGAATAGGTTTGGCACTGACTGAAAAATTGGTGAAGCTTCACAGTGGCAGCATATGGGTCGACAGTGAACCAGGCAAGGGAAGCAATTTCACATTTGAGATACCGATCAATCCAAAAGAAAATTAA
- the pgk gene encoding phosphoglycerate kinase, producing MLTTGDYLTIDDFDVDGKTILVRVDLNTPMDTEGHILDDMRIKSHIPTIKDLEDAKVVLLAHQSRAGKMDFTTMKPHSMRMSQYLGKEVKYIDDIFGTYARSSISSMENGDVILLENVRFYSEESMQRPASDHATTHMVRKLSPLIDIFLNDAFAVSHRSHLSIMGFTESLPTGAGRVMENEISSLDRGIKGGERPCIFVLGGAKVDDSLKVAENVLTNGGADRVLVTGVVANVMLAAAGVAIGQVNLDFIESQGYTDQIARAKQVLDKFNGKIGYPIDVAFNDDGKRVEANVSELPNVNLPINDIGLETIVAFSEEIKNAKTVVLNGPAGLSEIELFALGTHEIIKAAINSEYSIAGGGHISAEIRNLGYEDDFSHLSTGGGACIDYLAGDALAGIEALKTAAIRYRLNR from the coding sequence ATTTTGACTACCGGGGACTATCTTACTATTGATGATTTTGATGTGGACGGCAAAACTATACTTGTGCGAGTGGATCTGAACACTCCGATGGATACCGAGGGTCATATTCTCGATGACATGAGGATAAAGAGTCATATACCTACTATAAAAGATCTTGAAGATGCTAAAGTCGTGCTATTGGCTCACCAGAGCAGAGCGGGGAAAATGGATTTCACGACCATGAAACCCCATTCAATGCGCATGTCCCAGTATCTTGGAAAAGAAGTAAAGTATATTGATGATATCTTCGGTACATACGCAAGGTCATCTATTTCCTCCATGGAAAATGGTGATGTAATTTTACTTGAGAATGTAAGGTTCTATTCTGAAGAAAGCATGCAAAGGCCTGCAAGTGATCACGCAACCACACACATGGTGCGCAAACTCTCTCCACTCATTGATATTTTTCTAAATGATGCGTTTGCAGTTTCTCACAGAAGCCATCTTTCGATAATGGGTTTTACTGAAAGTTTACCAACAGGTGCCGGCAGAGTAATGGAGAATGAAATAAGTTCTCTTGACAGGGGTATCAAAGGCGGTGAACGACCATGTATCTTTGTGCTTGGTGGAGCAAAGGTTGATGATTCCTTGAAAGTCGCGGAAAATGTACTTACCAATGGTGGTGCTGACCGTGTGCTTGTTACTGGTGTTGTTGCCAATGTTATGCTTGCAGCGGCAGGTGTTGCTATTGGCCAGGTGAATCTGGATTTCATAGAGTCACAGGGGTATACGGACCAGATAGCAAGGGCAAAGCAGGTTCTGGACAAGTTCAATGGTAAGATCGGTTATCCAATAGATGTTGCTTTTAATGATGATGGCAAACGGGTTGAGGCTAACGTGAGTGAACTGCCGAATGTTAACCTGCCAATAAATGATATTGGTCTTGAGACCATAGTTGCTTTTTCCGAAGAAATTAAGAATGCAAAAACCGTTGTTCTCAACGGTCCTGCCGGTCTGTCTGAGATTGAACTGTTTGCACTAGGCACACATGAGATAATCAAGGCAGCAATAAATTCCGAGTATTCTATTGCTGGTGGCGGACACATTTCTGCAGAGATCAGGAACCTTGGTTACGAGGATGATTTCTCGCACTTAAGCACAGGTGGCGGCGCATGTATTGACTACCTTGCAGGCGATGCTCTGGCGGGAATAGAAGCTCTGAAGACCGCAGCCATACGATACAGACTTAACAGATAA
- a CDS encoding acetate--CoA ligase family protein, with protein MLEKMFNPNIVAVIGASRTKGKVGRAVLENLMQNSDLKIIPINPNVDEILGIPCYHNIMDVPDDQKADLAVIVVPARMVPTSVGECGKAGIKNIIVISAGFKEAGVEGARFERECVSLCDQYGMKMIGPNCLGIIDTASGLNASFAANMAYEGNIAMMSQSGAICTVTLDWAERIGVGFSKFISLGNKAVLAENDFLELFENDPSTAVIAAYLEGVKDGPQFIKIAQRVSKSKPIIIVKSGRTSVGSRAVSSHTGTLAGSDAAYNAAFKQAGIIRADSLEEMLDYSRAFSVCPLPEGRNIAIITNAGGLGILTADACYNSGLSIASFEEATVEKLREKLPPAANFYDPVDVLGDASADLYVHALDSVLEDINVNGIIVLLSPQSMADVPGIAEKVAEKIKQSKKPILCNFAGGNRIAAGEEVLNSYGIPNYSSSERAVASMNALCNYQSIKNRKQDQPEIQDFDTKFARSFIDGAASQKRRTHGLESMDILKAYDIPVVDSRIAKTLPEAINAAEDMGYPVVMKILSPDISHKTDVGGIRLNLKHSDDIERAYNSMMSDVRHYMPDATVTGVQLQQMISGGKEVIIGMDRDPQFGPLLMFGLGGTYVEFLKDVSFAVAPITVAEAKHMVSSIKTYPLIAGVRGEASSDIDSIIKTLLKVSQLVTDFPEILEFEINPLMVMPEGEGCVAMDIRFTLDS; from the coding sequence ATGCTGGAAAAAATGTTCAATCCTAATATTGTAGCTGTAATAGGCGCTTCCAGAACAAAAGGAAAGGTAGGAAGAGCCGTACTTGAAAACCTGATGCAGAATAGTGATCTTAAGATCATACCAATAAATCCCAACGTTGATGAGATACTAGGGATCCCATGTTATCATAATATTATGGATGTTCCGGATGATCAAAAGGCAGATCTTGCGGTGATTGTTGTTCCGGCAAGAATGGTACCAACTTCTGTTGGTGAATGTGGCAAGGCCGGAATCAAAAATATAATTGTTATTTCTGCAGGTTTTAAAGAAGCCGGTGTTGAAGGTGCACGTTTTGAACGTGAGTGCGTATCTCTTTGTGACCAGTATGGCATGAAAATGATCGGTCCAAATTGCCTGGGTATTATAGATACTGCTTCAGGTCTTAATGCTTCTTTTGCAGCCAACATGGCTTATGAAGGAAACATCGCAATGATGTCTCAGTCAGGTGCAATATGTACTGTAACACTTGACTGGGCCGAGAGAATAGGGGTTGGTTTTTCAAAGTTCATAAGTCTTGGTAACAAGGCAGTACTTGCAGAGAATGATTTTTTAGAGTTGTTTGAAAATGACCCTTCAACAGCAGTTATTGCAGCTTATCTTGAAGGTGTCAAGGACGGTCCGCAGTTCATTAAAATTGCACAGCGTGTATCCAAGTCAAAACCCATAATAATTGTCAAGTCAGGAAGAACATCTGTTGGTTCCAGGGCAGTGTCCTCACATACAGGTACACTGGCAGGCTCGGATGCAGCCTACAATGCAGCTTTTAAGCAGGCTGGTATCATACGTGCGGATTCGCTGGAAGAGATGCTTGATTACAGCCGTGCTTTTTCTGTCTGTCCATTACCGGAGGGCAGGAATATTGCTATAATCACAAATGCAGGCGGTCTGGGTATTCTCACTGCGGATGCATGTTACAATTCGGGGCTTTCAATTGCTTCGTTTGAAGAAGCCACAGTTGAGAAATTACGGGAAAAATTACCTCCGGCAGCTAACTTCTATGACCCGGTAGATGTACTTGGAGATGCAAGTGCTGATCTATACGTACATGCGCTAGATTCTGTTCTGGAAGATATCAATGTCAATGGTATAATTGTCCTGTTATCTCCGCAGTCAATGGCGGATGTACCGGGTATTGCTGAAAAGGTAGCAGAGAAAATAAAACAGTCAAAGAAGCCGATTCTATGTAATTTTGCAGGTGGTAACCGCATAGCTGCAGGTGAGGAAGTTCTCAACAGCTACGGAATTCCAAATTATTCATCTTCTGAAAGAGCAGTTGCGAGTATGAATGCTCTCTGTAATTATCAAAGTATAAAAAATCGTAAACAAGATCAACCGGAAATACAGGATTTTGACACTAAATTTGCCCGTTCGTTCATAGATGGTGCAGCGTCGCAAAAAAGAAGGACACATGGTCTTGAATCCATGGATATACTCAAAGCCTATGACATCCCGGTTGTGGATTCAAGGATTGCAAAAACACTTCCAGAAGCAATAAACGCGGCAGAAGATATGGGCTATCCCGTTGTCATGAAAATACTGTCTCCTGATATTTCGCACAAAACAGATGTTGGAGGCATTCGCCTAAACCTTAAACATTCAGACGATATAGAACGTGCGTACAATTCCATGATGTCTGATGTGAGGCATTACATGCCGGATGCTACGGTTACCGGTGTGCAGCTCCAGCAGATGATAAGTGGGGGAAAAGAGGTAATCATAGGGATGGATAGGGATCCACAGTTTGGTCCTTTGTTAATGTTCGGTCTTGGGGGTACATACGTTGAGTTCCTGAAGGATGTTTCGTTTGCAGTTGCCCCTATAACCGTTGCAGAGGCAAAACACATGGTATCTTCTATTAAGACCTATCCACTCATAGCAGGGGTTAGAGGAGAGGCATCATCAGACATTGATTCAATAATTAAGACCTTGCTAAAGGTTTCGCAATTGGTCACGGATTTCCCGGAGATACTGGAATTTGAAATTAATCCTTTAATGGTTATGCCCGAAGGTGAAGGGTGTGTTGCAATGGATATCAGGTTCACCCTGGATAGTTAA
- a CDS encoding phosphotransacetylase family protein has product MVSILISSSEEYSGKSSICMGLGKIFQDSGLKVGYMKPVGNLLIDVQGSLTDEDSEGIKKLLGIEDPAKYITPIHLTDSLIDDALKGVKKDLDEKLVEAYSIISKDKDVVFVEGTGGIGGGAMYGLSDPEIASKLGMKMLLVTRFDSISAVDRILCDMRIIGDDNMLTGLVLNEVPTNMEDRVSELVVPFLEKRGIKVFGTIHEDDTLRSVFISEIVEDLHAEVLVAPHRLDQLVEHYLVGAMEVGSAIKYFRRQPNSAVITGGDRADLHMAAIESRVKCLILTGNMRPSGAVLASAEEADIPVILVRGDTMNTIERMEHLIGHAHIKQQVKLDRIVDLLENHLDIPAIAENIGVELKR; this is encoded by the coding sequence ATGGTTTCAATATTGATAAGTTCATCAGAAGAGTACTCGGGTAAGAGTTCTATATGTATGGGATTGGGGAAGATATTCCAGGATAGCGGTTTGAAAGTTGGTTATATGAAACCTGTGGGTAATCTCCTGATCGATGTACAGGGCTCCCTCACAGATGAAGATTCAGAAGGCATCAAAAAATTACTTGGGATAGAGGATCCGGCTAAGTACATAACTCCTATTCATTTGACAGATAGCCTCATTGATGACGCTCTGAAGGGTGTGAAAAAAGACCTTGACGAAAAACTTGTAGAGGCTTATTCTATAATATCGAAGGACAAGGATGTTGTCTTTGTAGAAGGCACAGGAGGCATTGGCGGTGGTGCTATGTATGGTCTTTCCGACCCGGAGATCGCCTCTAAACTGGGTATGAAGATGCTTCTTGTAACACGTTTTGATTCAATTTCTGCAGTAGACCGTATATTGTGCGATATGCGCATCATCGGGGATGATAATATGCTCACTGGCCTGGTGCTTAATGAAGTGCCCACTAATATGGAAGACAGAGTGTCTGAACTTGTGGTTCCATTCCTTGAGAAAAGAGGCATAAAGGTATTTGGTACCATTCACGAAGACGACACCCTGCGTTCTGTCTTTATCTCAGAGATAGTTGAGGACCTTCATGCTGAGGTTCTTGTGGCACCACACAGACTGGACCAGCTTGTGGAGCACTATCTGGTGGGTGCAATGGAAGTTGGCTCTGCTATCAAGTACTTCAGGCGCCAACCTAACAGTGCAGTTATTACAGGTGGTGACAGGGCAGATCTGCATATGGCTGCCATTGAATCAAGGGTCAAGTGCCTGATACTTACAGGTAATATGCGCCCAAGTGGTGCGGTTCTTGCAAGTGCTGAGGAGGCAGATATACCTGTTATCCTTGTACGCGGTGATACTATGAACACTATTGAGAGAATGGAGCACCTCATAGGGCATGCTCATATAAAACAGCAGGTCAAGCTGGACAGAATCGTTGACCTTCTGGAAAATCATCTCGATATCCCTGCAATCGCAGAGAATATCGGCGTTGAACTTAAAAGGTAA
- a CDS encoding nucleoside 2-deoxyribosyltransferase, with product MDDKKQIYLAGPLFSQAERDFNILLRDRLVEMGFAVFLPQEDGNDTEFNRMEDRQRIIFENDVRGIDESDIVLAVLDGGSDVDSGTAWEMGYAYAKGMPVLGLKTDFRTFGDEGIINLMMGISVDALERDVEGILKVMENYL from the coding sequence ATGGATGATAAAAAACAGATATACTTAGCAGGGCCACTTTTTTCACAGGCAGAGAGGGATTTCAACATACTGCTAAGGGACAGGCTGGTGGAAATGGGGTTCGCTGTATTCCTTCCGCAGGAGGATGGGAACGACACGGAATTCAATCGCATGGAAGACAGGCAGAGAATTATTTTTGAAAATGATGTCCGTGGGATAGATGAATCTGACATCGTGCTGGCAGTACTTGATGGTGGCAGTGACGTAGACTCAGGAACTGCATGGGAAATGGGATATGCCTATGCAAAAGGGATGCCGGTACTTGGGCTAAAAACCGATTTCAGGACTTTCGGAGATGAAGGCATTATCAATCTCATGATGGGAATATCGGTTGATGCACTTGAGAGGGATGTTGAAGGAATTCTTAAAGTAATGGAAAATTATCTTTAA
- a CDS encoding TIGR00296 family protein, whose amino-acid sequence MGEGVKLLANTEGQAAVQLARDAIETYLRTGEMIDGSEIQLPEIFNEVRGVFVTLTVNGDLRGCIGHPYADSPLRYAITDSALSAALRDPRFPPVHVSEMSSIVVEVTILTRPELVDVPPKDLPSSIKIGKHGLIVKSGYRQGLLLPQVAPENDFDEIEFLNHTCMKAGLPHDAWVTGAEVYSFEGQIFSEKEPNGEIVEKDFNDKACSSK is encoded by the coding sequence ATGGGTGAAGGGGTAAAATTACTTGCAAATACCGAAGGTCAGGCAGCTGTTCAGCTTGCCAGAGATGCTATTGAAACCTATTTGAGGACCGGTGAGATGATCGATGGCTCTGAGATACAGCTTCCTGAAATATTCAATGAGGTTCGCGGAGTCTTTGTGACCCTAACGGTAAATGGAGACCTGCGAGGTTGTATCGGTCATCCGTATGCAGATTCTCCACTCAGGTATGCTATCACGGATTCCGCCCTTTCTGCCGCTCTGCGAGACCCTCGATTTCCCCCTGTGCATGTTAGTGAAATGAGCAGCATTGTCGTTGAAGTGACCATTCTCACCAGACCTGAACTTGTCGATGTCCCGCCAAAGGACCTTCCGTCTTCTATTAAGATAGGAAAACATGGGCTCATAGTCAAAAGCGGTTACAGGCAGGGTTTGCTTTTGCCACAAGTGGCACCGGAAAATGACTTTGATGAGATCGAGTTCCTGAATCACACATGCATGAAAGCAGGTCTGCCACATGATGCCTGGGTGACAGGTGCAGAAGTGTATTCTTTTGAAGGGCAGATATTCTCTGAAAAAGAGCCTAATGGGGAGATCGTTGAAAAAGATTTCAACGATAAAGCGTGTTCAAGTAAGTAA